A genomic stretch from Candidatus Neomarinimicrobiota bacterium includes:
- the asnB gene encoding asparagine synthase (glutamine-hydrolyzing): MCGILGTVEAGGTPPNRFKQMLDLIRHRGPDAESIYRHGDVTLGHRRLAIIDLKTGNQPIFNEDRSIAVIYNGEIYNYKEIREELKNLGHHFYTESDTEILVHGYESWGTDFFHRLNGIFAFVILDQRQDSLILVRDHFGIKPLHYIHQNGLFAFASEQKPLLLHPSVPRELNLKSLHTHLNLRYTQNDQTLFKGIYRLPPAHYLVYRNKQINIHRYWELTPEIRDGMNEKEAADQLHELLRQAVKRQLISDVPIGVYLSGGMDSSVIVQKMSELGVPDIKTFTLGFNEPTDEFPDAERVARHFKTDHHTLSLSMEPLKMFPEVLWHAEEPKINLLQGFNMSAFVKPHVSVVLGGLGGDELLAGYDIHRFIYPMNHLHDRIPGWMKKFWDFKSRILFRMEQKTGVLRLDEYRRGIQMLLALGQIEKYYLILRNVWDFDNAMYDRIYHRDMAQKMKEDSLGVRKAFDPFFQKVNHMSALDQVLFTEFHTKMVNDYLLVEDRMSMSHSVEERVPFLDLDLVKFGFSIPAGLKMKGNRAKDLFREAMKPYLPEKITRKKKWGFTVNPYLQYKKDLKNVCERVLTRDFVEKQGLFNYEYIRKILDTPPHPRLRWHYNFLWVVMGLAVWQKMFIDSDAFAERHFDLESYMN; the protein is encoded by the coding sequence ATGTGTGGTATTTTAGGGACAGTTGAAGCGGGAGGAACTCCCCCAAATCGTTTTAAGCAGATGCTGGACCTTATCCGTCACCGGGGACCGGATGCCGAATCAATATACAGGCACGGTGATGTCACCCTGGGACACCGGCGTCTGGCCATTATTGATCTGAAAACCGGGAACCAGCCTATTTTTAACGAGGATCGCTCCATTGCCGTTATTTATAACGGCGAAATCTACAACTACAAGGAAATCCGCGAAGAACTGAAAAACCTTGGGCACCATTTTTACACGGAATCGGATACGGAAATACTTGTCCATGGTTATGAAAGTTGGGGGACAGACTTTTTTCACCGCCTGAACGGCATTTTTGCCTTTGTTATCCTGGATCAGAGACAGGATTCCCTCATTCTGGTACGGGATCATTTTGGGATCAAACCCCTTCACTATATTCATCAGAACGGTCTTTTTGCCTTTGCCTCAGAGCAGAAACCCCTGCTCCTGCATCCCTCCGTTCCCCGGGAATTAAATCTTAAGTCCCTTCATACACATCTGAATTTGCGCTATACTCAAAATGACCAGACCCTTTTTAAAGGTATTTATCGTCTTCCCCCGGCACACTATCTTGTGTATCGAAATAAACAAATCAATATACACCGGTATTGGGAACTGACACCTGAAATCCGGGACGGTATGAACGAAAAAGAGGCTGCAGACCAGTTACATGAACTCCTGCGGCAGGCTGTCAAACGCCAACTGATTTCCGACGTCCCCATAGGGGTTTACCTGAGCGGCGGCATGGACTCATCCGTGATTGTCCAGAAGATGTCAGAACTGGGGGTCCCGGATATTAAAACATTTACACTCGGTTTCAATGAACCCACCGATGAATTTCCCGATGCTGAGCGGGTGGCCCGTCACTTCAAGACCGATCATCATACCCTGAGCCTGAGTATGGAACCCCTGAAAATGTTCCCGGAAGTCCTGTGGCATGCCGAGGAACCGAAAATCAACCTCCTTCAGGGTTTCAACATGTCCGCTTTTGTCAAACCCCATGTATCAGTGGTCCTTGGCGGACTCGGCGGGGATGAACTGCTGGCAGGCTATGATATTCACCGGTTTATCTATCCAATGAACCATCTTCATGACCGAATCCCCGGATGGATGAAAAAATTTTGGGATTTCAAATCCCGGATTCTCTTCAGAATGGAACAGAAAACAGGGGTCTTGCGGCTGGATGAATACCGACGTGGCATTCAGATGCTTCTGGCCCTGGGACAAATAGAAAAATATTATCTGATCCTGAGAAATGTTTGGGACTTTGACAACGCCATGTATGACCGGATCTATCACCGGGACATGGCTCAAAAAATGAAAGAGGACTCATTAGGAGTCCGGAAAGCTTTTGACCCCTTTTTTCAAAAGGTGAATCACATGTCTGCACTGGATCAGGTGCTCTTTACTGAATTTCATACGAAGATGGTTAACGACTACCTTTTGGTGGAAGACCGCATGAGTATGAGCCATTCTGTTGAGGAGAGGGTGCCCTTTCTGGATCTCGATTTAGTGAAGTTTGGATTTTCTATTCCTGCCGGATTGAAAATGAAGGGGAACCGGGCCAAAGACCTGTTCCGTGAAGCCATGAAACCTTATTTACCGGAAAAAATTACCCGGAAAAAGAAATGGGGGTTTACAGTCAACCCCTACCTGCAGTACAAAAAAGACCTGAAGAATGTATGCGAAAGGGTATTAACCCGGGACTTTGTAGAAAAGCAGGGCTTGTTTAATTACGAATACATTCGCAAAATACTGGACACGCCGCCCCATCCCCGTCTCCGCTGGCATTACAATTTTCTGTGGGTGGTTATGGGACTGGCGGTGTGGCAAAAGATGTTTATTGACAGTGATGCTTTTGCAGAGCGTCACTTTGATTTGGAATCCTACATGAATTGA
- a CDS encoding glycosyltransferase family 4 protein, translated as MSGNHDLNRIPMPKVLIITYYWPPAGGPGVQRLVKWVQLLPEYGWEPLVLTVKHGDYPALDPGLGRGIPRDLKVFRTKTVEPFGVYKRITGKEKEDKIPTYVLSRDEDESLSQKLSRWIRANFFIPDARVGWNPFLKQSGRRIILREKPDLILSSSPPHSLQIGAGKLARLFRLPWIADLRDPWTEAFWEKDLNRTLLAGRLNHRYEMKVLRKASAVITVSPGLVDMFKQKAENCYYVIHNGFTRLNASAKASSVFTIMYTGTLSKFQDPEPLLKALQLLPDKMLDIMRLRFIGKVYDAHKTHIEHTSPVPAAFEPYLPHDRMMEEARSASLLLKIQAQSGYSDKSIGAKMYDYLAMRKPILVIGGKGGVIESMVAGTDSGSVFPEKDIQGIAHFLTRCFNAFEKNPVLSLPSGEALKQYETSENVRRLSDIMHEVIRHG; from the coding sequence TTGAGCGGAAACCACGATTTGAACCGGATTCCCATGCCTAAGGTTTTGATCATCACATATTACTGGCCCCCGGCCGGCGGGCCCGGTGTACAACGCCTGGTTAAATGGGTGCAGCTTTTACCTGAATATGGATGGGAACCTTTAGTGCTTACCGTTAAGCACGGCGATTATCCCGCCCTGGATCCGGGACTGGGGCGGGGAATTCCCCGGGACTTAAAGGTTTTCCGCACAAAAACAGTGGAGCCTTTTGGAGTGTACAAGCGGATTACGGGAAAAGAAAAAGAGGATAAAATTCCCACTTACGTACTTAGCCGGGATGAAGATGAATCACTGAGTCAAAAACTCTCCCGATGGATCCGGGCCAATTTTTTTATTCCCGATGCCAGGGTCGGGTGGAATCCGTTTTTGAAACAATCAGGCCGCCGGATTATCCTCCGGGAAAAACCGGATTTGATTTTAAGTTCATCACCGCCTCACAGCCTGCAAATCGGTGCAGGCAAACTGGCACGACTCTTCAGACTCCCCTGGATTGCCGATTTACGGGATCCCTGGACAGAAGCTTTCTGGGAAAAGGATCTGAATCGCACGCTCCTTGCCGGACGCTTAAATCACCGTTATGAAATGAAGGTTCTGAGAAAAGCCTCTGCCGTGATAACCGTGAGCCCCGGTCTGGTGGATATGTTTAAACAGAAAGCAGAAAATTGTTATTATGTTATCCACAATGGCTTTACACGGTTGAATGCGTCGGCAAAAGCCTCGTCAGTCTTTACCATCATGTATACAGGCACGCTGAGTAAATTTCAGGATCCCGAGCCCCTGCTGAAGGCACTTCAGCTTTTGCCTGATAAAATGCTGGATATCATGCGCCTCCGGTTTATCGGAAAGGTTTATGATGCCCACAAGACACACATTGAACATACTTCGCCGGTCCCTGCAGCTTTTGAACCGTATTTGCCCCATGACAGGATGATGGAAGAAGCCCGATCGGCATCCCTCCTCCTGAAAATTCAGGCACAAAGCGGCTATTCCGACAAGAGTATCGGGGCAAAAATGTATGATTATCTTGCCATGAGAAAACCGATTCTCGTCATCGGAGGCAAGGGCGGTGTGATTGAATCCATGGTGGCCGGAACGGATAGCGGCAGTGTTTTCCCGGAAAAGGATATTCAGGGCATTGCACACTTTTTAACCCGGTGCTTTAATGCGTTCGAAAAAAATCCCGTCCTGTCACTTCCTTCCGGCGAAGCCCTGAAACAGTACGAAACATCGGAAAATGTCCGCAGATTGTCTGATATTATGCATGAGGTGATTCGCCATGGCTAA
- a CDS encoding YfhO family protein, with amino-acid sequence MSDKKVQPAAWEMLNGRKTLLAAVIVLLIPLIIMYAKFIFENVRPLGVDSVASVASTRNYLEWEKESGDKALWNPGFFCGMPTYHRITPPLLHPDTLVKFLGRFTYLYFWYFLLGGLGMFALLRSRKIPWYAAVIVALGFILLPHWQSLIHVGHYSKLRAFMLMPWLILSFQLLMDKRKWYTVGFFALMFSWMVRTQHIQVVFYGILILLFLYLIPVLRLLFRKEYRLFGDLALKIVVAVILTVLVSAQPFISLHEYTPHSTRGGNPLQIGQEQTSATRSKGVSLDYATRWSLAPKEILNFFFPRFFGGMSSEKYDGNAYPRLKGQRLPGYWGDMPFTQSYDSMGFLLFLLALIGIIRYYKLGQVKSLTIFAVFTVLLGFGHHFMPLYKLFFYYFPYFSKFRVPVMIVNMTFITLLILAGYGLKALFSPRDQGKDYLEPVVFGGGVAFILILLLIRGQLSYLAPGEVSRYPGETLGILKTVRKEVLTGELIRALWITVLAGSAITAYRFKKLAKFSLVLILLGLVSVELGIITGKAYNQITLGNKKVMERRQFSDTDITRVLEKAPEGYRALVVGQGFQDNHYAYWYPIINGYSAIKLQTIQDAMDHLLFEGSGPARLNWNVVNMLNGRYIIASGQLEHLFLRPLAVDQNRKEILYENTRALPKAWLIKRLEKTDSWEDAVMRMNREDFNPAILAYALDAGGEYSGNGSVSLESQTPNSLTFSVNLSEKQFVVISEMYYDEGWIAEFQGKKLPIYRVNYMLRGIELPAGKGSLHLYFDPPAYRRGLAVSWIGVIIVWILIGGGWWLERKPRFEPDSHA; translated from the coding sequence ATGTCTGATAAAAAAGTGCAACCGGCAGCATGGGAAATGTTGAACGGGAGAAAAACTCTTCTGGCGGCAGTGATTGTTTTGCTGATTCCCCTGATTATCATGTATGCAAAATTCATTTTTGAAAATGTCCGTCCCCTGGGTGTGGATTCAGTGGCATCTGTTGCCAGTACCCGTAATTATCTGGAATGGGAAAAGGAAAGCGGAGATAAAGCCTTGTGGAATCCCGGCTTTTTCTGTGGCATGCCCACCTATCACCGCATTACACCGCCCCTGCTCCATCCCGATACACTTGTCAAATTTCTGGGGCGGTTTACATACCTTTATTTCTGGTATTTTCTTCTGGGAGGCCTGGGAATGTTTGCCCTGCTGAGATCCCGGAAAATCCCCTGGTATGCCGCCGTGATTGTGGCCCTTGGTTTCATTCTGCTGCCTCACTGGCAGTCCCTGATTCATGTGGGTCACTATAGCAAACTCCGGGCTTTTATGTTGATGCCCTGGCTGATTCTGAGTTTTCAGCTCTTGATGGATAAACGGAAATGGTATACCGTCGGTTTTTTTGCACTCATGTTTTCCTGGATGGTGCGAACCCAGCATATACAGGTTGTTTTTTACGGAATCCTGATCCTTCTGTTTCTCTACCTGATACCTGTTTTGCGGCTTCTCTTTCGCAAGGAGTACCGGCTCTTCGGAGACCTGGCTCTGAAAATCGTTGTGGCTGTTATTTTAACGGTCTTAGTCTCTGCCCAGCCATTTATCAGTCTGCATGAATACACTCCCCATTCCACCCGTGGCGGCAATCCCCTTCAAATCGGACAGGAGCAGACCTCGGCAACCCGTTCCAAAGGAGTCAGCCTGGATTATGCCACACGCTGGTCTCTTGCACCGAAAGAAATCCTGAATTTCTTCTTTCCCCGCTTTTTCGGTGGCATGTCTTCGGAAAAATATGACGGTAATGCCTATCCCCGTCTGAAAGGACAAAGACTCCCCGGCTATTGGGGCGATATGCCCTTTACCCAAAGTTATGACTCCATGGGTTTTCTTCTCTTTTTACTGGCACTGATCGGTATCATCCGGTATTATAAACTTGGTCAGGTGAAATCCCTGACGATTTTTGCCGTTTTTACAGTTCTTCTGGGATTCGGCCACCACTTTATGCCTCTTTACAAACTCTTTTTCTATTACTTCCCTTACTTTTCCAAATTCCGGGTTCCGGTCATGATTGTTAATATGACTTTCATAACGCTGCTGATTCTGGCGGGTTATGGATTAAAAGCCCTTTTCTCTCCGCGGGATCAGGGAAAAGATTATCTTGAGCCTGTTGTCTTCGGTGGCGGTGTGGCTTTTATACTCATTCTGCTTTTGATCCGGGGACAGTTATCGTACCTGGCTCCGGGTGAAGTCTCCCGGTATCCCGGTGAAACCCTGGGGATCCTCAAAACCGTTCGCAAAGAGGTGCTTACCGGTGAATTGATCCGGGCCTTATGGATTACCGTGCTTGCCGGATCGGCCATTACCGCGTACCGCTTTAAAAAGTTGGCAAAATTTTCCCTTGTCCTGATTCTGCTGGGACTTGTTTCGGTGGAACTGGGCATTATTACCGGAAAAGCCTATAATCAAATTACTCTGGGAAATAAAAAGGTCATGGAGCGGCGTCAGTTTTCGGATACAGACATCACCCGGGTTCTGGAAAAAGCCCCTGAAGGGTACCGGGCTCTGGTTGTGGGGCAGGGATTTCAGGATAATCATTATGCCTATTGGTATCCCATTATTAACGGGTATAGTGCCATCAAACTTCAGACGATTCAGGATGCAATGGATCATCTTCTCTTTGAGGGGTCCGGCCCGGCCCGTCTGAACTGGAATGTGGTCAACATGTTAAACGGCCGGTATATCATCGCATCCGGTCAGCTGGAACACCTCTTTCTCAGGCCCCTTGCTGTAGATCAGAACCGGAAGGAAATCCTTTATGAAAATACCCGGGCTTTACCGAAAGCCTGGCTGATTAAAAGGCTGGAAAAGACGGATTCCTGGGAAGATGCCGTCATGCGCATGAATCGTGAAGATTTTAATCCTGCCATCCTTGCCTATGCTCTGGATGCCGGTGGGGAGTACAGTGGTAATGGATCGGTCAGCCTGGAATCACAAACACCCAATTCCCTTACCTTTTCCGTCAATCTTTCAGAAAAACAGTTCGTGGTTATTTCCGAAATGTATTACGATGAGGGATGGATTGCTGAATTTCAGGGAAAAAAGTTGCCGATATACCGGGTCAACTATATGCTACGTGGTATTGAACTCCCTGCCGGAAAGGGGTCCCTCCATTTGTACTTTGATCCGCCGGCGTACCGTCGAGGACTTGCCGTGAGCTGGATAGGTGTCATCATCGTGTGGATTTTGATCGGCGGAGGATGGTGGCTTGAGCGGAAACCACGATTTGAACCGGATTCCCATGCCTAA
- a CDS encoding glycosyltransferase, translating to MTNDYLYLFTVIIPTYNRLSEIRELLLSLRDQVFPVRDFEVLVVDDGSTDKTQEFVETFSKETSLNLRFIRQDHQGPGAARNLGMKHAKGKYFVFVDSDCIAHPRWLQAYADAVSKQDVAGFGGPDRVRADFSPLQKAIDYSMTSFLTTGGIRGHSKKKLSRYYPRSFNMGVRADIVDKIGGMNDLRHGQDIEFSNRILATGEPVIKVDEAIVYHKRRTSVKKFFKQVFNWGVARINLYKIDNKMLEPVHFLPAAGTLFTALALLLFLLAPGFFWPLPALGILALFTMGLHGIIKYKDVRVFLYIPVIVPTQIFAYGMGFMQAYYKRVILKQDAFTGFVRNYYK from the coding sequence ATGACGAATGATTATCTCTATCTTTTTACGGTCATTATCCCTACATATAACCGCCTGTCTGAAATCCGGGAACTGCTTTTATCCCTTCGTGACCAGGTGTTTCCCGTCCGGGATTTTGAAGTCCTTGTTGTGGATGATGGGTCAACAGATAAAACACAGGAATTTGTTGAAACTTTCAGTAAAGAAACATCCCTGAACCTTCGCTTTATCCGACAGGATCACCAGGGTCCCGGCGCAGCGCGAAATCTGGGCATGAAACACGCAAAAGGGAAATATTTTGTTTTTGTGGATAGTGATTGCATTGCCCATCCCCGCTGGCTTCAGGCTTATGCCGATGCCGTGTCCAAACAGGATGTGGCCGGTTTTGGCGGTCCGGACAGGGTACGGGCCGATTTTTCTCCCCTGCAGAAAGCCATTGATTACAGTATGACGTCTTTTCTCACAACGGGAGGAATCCGGGGACATTCAAAAAAAAAATTGTCCAGATACTATCCCCGAAGCTTCAATATGGGTGTCCGGGCCGATATCGTGGATAAAATCGGCGGGATGAATGACCTCCGGCATGGCCAGGATATCGAGTTCAGCAACCGTATCCTGGCAACAGGCGAACCGGTGATTAAAGTGGATGAGGCCATCGTCTATCATAAACGGCGCACTTCCGTGAAAAAATTTTTCAAACAGGTTTTTAACTGGGGTGTAGCCCGGATCAATCTGTATAAAATCGATAACAAGATGCTTGAACCGGTCCATTTTCTGCCGGCGGCAGGAACCCTGTTTACGGCGTTGGCTCTTTTACTGTTTTTGCTGGCACCCGGCTTTTTCTGGCCCCTTCCGGCTCTGGGTATTCTTGCTCTTTTTACCATGGGCCTTCACGGGATTATTAAATATAAGGATGTCCGGGTGTTCCTCTACATCCCTGTGATTGTGCCGACTCAGATTTTTGCCTACGGAATGGGTTTTATGCAGGCTTATTATAAACGGGTCATTTTAAAACAGGATGCATTTACAGGATTTGTCCGGAATTACTATAAATAA
- a CDS encoding glycosyltransferase family 2 protein — translation MIDVSLVIPVLNEEGTVKTLTEKIFTVLKSKNLQGEILFVNDGSTDNTPEILDTLTKDFENVSVIHFRRNKGKAAALQAGFRQVKGRYVITMDGDLQDDPEEIPRLLVKLKEGWDMVSGWKKVRHDPLNKTLPSKLFNKTTSLLTGIHIHDFNCGLKAYRKEVVQSISLYGELHRYIPVLAKMEGFRVTEIPVTHHPRTSGKSKYGVGRIFKGFFDLITVLFLARFTLRPMHFFGMLGLLSVIVGVGVEVWVLVLKYAYHEPFQTHVAMLLLGILLLILGIQLVSMGLIGEMLVYQFRKNKGKAGGDDDE, via the coding sequence ATGATTGATGTTTCCCTTGTCATACCGGTCCTGAATGAAGAGGGGACCGTCAAAACCCTGACTGAAAAAATTTTCACTGTGCTGAAATCGAAAAACCTTCAGGGTGAAATTCTTTTTGTGAACGACGGATCAACGGATAATACTCCTGAGATACTGGACACTCTGACAAAAGATTTTGAAAATGTGTCAGTCATCCATTTCAGGAGGAATAAGGGGAAGGCAGCAGCATTACAGGCCGGTTTTCGTCAGGTGAAAGGTCGGTATGTAATCACCATGGACGGGGATCTGCAGGATGATCCCGAAGAGATTCCCAGACTTCTTGTCAAACTGAAAGAAGGCTGGGATATGGTATCCGGTTGGAAAAAAGTCCGCCATGACCCCCTGAATAAAACCCTGCCCAGTAAACTCTTTAATAAAACCACCAGCCTCTTGACCGGTATCCATATCCATGATTTCAACTGCGGTCTGAAGGCATACCGAAAAGAAGTGGTACAATCCATCAGCCTCTATGGAGAACTTCACCGTTACATTCCCGTCCTGGCCAAAATGGAAGGATTCCGTGTGACAGAAATTCCCGTAACCCACCACCCCCGGACATCAGGAAAAAGTAAATATGGTGTCGGCCGCATATTTAAAGGTTTTTTTGATTTGATTACTGTCCTTTTTCTGGCCCGTTTCACCCTGAGGCCTATGCACTTTTTCGGGATGTTGGGACTCCTGTCCGTAATTGTGGGTGTTGGGGTTGAGGTGTGGGTCCTTGTTTTGAAATATGCCTATCATGAACCCTTTCAAACCCATGTGGCTATGCTGCTTTTGGGAATTTTACTCCTGATTCTGGGAATTCAGCTTGTCTCCATGGGACTGATCGGCGAAATGCTGGTGTACCAGTTCAGGAAAAATAAAGGGAAAGCAGGAGGTGATGATGACGAATGA
- a CDS encoding tetratricopeptide repeat protein: MKKFISYTFLLSVFLFFSACSGRKALVSTGEEKQHTYPTTAVQKFAYGELYRQAGDFARALIEYEEAASIDSLSPVIYARIGETYMALNRMTKARNAFLESVELNPDQPGLYDMIALTLVMDGKAAEAEKIWLNLIENYPEYEDAWYNLSDYYFEQKDTEKGLEILRKLLKKDPDNTNVLGRMVDILHKLGRYEASIPYLEKLISLVPDNNRFYQGLYKTYMELGRTEDARETLLLWRNQVNPTPQVELLYADQMIRSGEWEKALDVLYHGHAVWPRHWAFPHLMAIVYIEKAEPDSVRKYYNMALNEGTALPIAYRNYALWLADQDDIRTALDVILEGRDMSPDDQDLMYLEALLLDESGESVRAIQILENLRTLQPDNESVLQMLAALYDRTGQSVRAEKLYEELLAKNGETPLILNNYSFLLAEHNKDLLKAWTMIQKALSLEPENSAYLDTAAWILYRLGRYPEALNYINRALSVLPDDHEMLYHKAMILLSMNQGDAASELLQKSLKKNPDYKPARDQLEAMNHD, encoded by the coding sequence ATGAAAAAGTTTATTTCATACACATTTCTGCTTTCCGTTTTCTTGTTTTTTTCCGCTTGTTCCGGCCGGAAAGCCCTGGTGTCTACCGGTGAAGAAAAGCAACACACCTATCCCACCACGGCTGTTCAGAAATTTGCATACGGAGAGTTATACAGGCAGGCGGGAGATTTCGCCCGGGCCCTCATAGAATATGAAGAGGCGGCATCCATCGATTCGTTGAGTCCCGTAATCTATGCCCGCATCGGGGAAACCTATATGGCACTGAACAGGATGACAAAGGCAAGGAACGCCTTTTTGGAATCCGTTGAGTTAAACCCGGATCAACCCGGACTCTATGATATGATTGCCCTCACCCTTGTTATGGATGGTAAGGCGGCCGAAGCTGAAAAAATCTGGCTCAACCTGATAGAAAATTATCCCGAATATGAAGATGCCTGGTATAATCTCTCTGATTACTATTTTGAACAGAAAGACACAGAAAAGGGACTTGAAATACTGCGGAAACTGCTTAAGAAAGATCCGGATAATACGAATGTGCTGGGTCGAATGGTAGATATTTTGCACAAACTGGGTCGGTATGAAGCATCCATCCCTTATCTGGAAAAACTCATTTCACTGGTTCCAGATAACAACCGCTTTTATCAGGGGCTTTACAAAACATATATGGAGTTGGGCCGGACGGAAGATGCCCGGGAAACTCTTCTCCTATGGCGGAACCAGGTGAATCCCACTCCTCAGGTTGAACTTTTATATGCCGATCAAATGATCCGAAGCGGGGAATGGGAAAAAGCGCTGGATGTCCTCTATCATGGACATGCCGTATGGCCCCGGCACTGGGCATTCCCTCATCTTATGGCGATTGTTTATATCGAAAAGGCAGAGCCGGACAGCGTGAGAAAATATTACAATATGGCACTGAATGAAGGGACAGCCCTCCCGATTGCCTATCGGAATTATGCCCTCTGGCTTGCTGACCAGGATGATATCCGAACGGCATTGGATGTGATCCTGGAAGGTCGTGATATGTCTCCGGATGATCAGGATCTTATGTACCTGGAAGCCCTCCTTCTGGATGAATCGGGCGAATCGGTTAGGGCTATACAGATCCTGGAAAATCTCAGGACACTCCAGCCCGACAACGAAAGCGTTCTTCAGATGCTTGCCGCTCTCTATGACAGGACGGGACAAAGTGTGCGGGCTGAAAAACTGTACGAAGAACTTTTAGCCAAAAACGGAGAAACCCCCCTCATTCTTAACAACTACAGCTTTCTCCTTGCAGAACACAATAAGGATCTGTTAAAAGCCTGGACCATGATACAAAAGGCGCTATCCCTTGAACCGGAAAACAGCGCTTATCTGGATACGGCAGCCTGGATTTTATACCGTCTCGGACGCTATCCGGAAGCTCTGAACTATATAAATCGTGCCCTGTCCGTCCTTCCTGACGATCACGAGATGCTTTACCATAAAGCTATGATTTTACTCTCCATGAATCAGGGGGATGCGGCGAGTGAGCTTCTGCAAAAATCCCTGAAAAAAAATCCCGATTATAAACCGGCCCGTGATCAATTGGAGGCAATGAATCATGATTGA
- a CDS encoding diguanylate cyclase, translating into MKKAGFGVSTAIWVFGLFVWVLPLPGTSRWMDFVRVFLWILLGLSLYLLYSITEKQPESGEESDTITRYLTRLNTVTTEEELFQALRDVLFSEFQYDKLTVCRRIPHEPNVLTVIYTDGPGDTPGSGDALSVKEGLWAYVLKRKNPVVLNQYRDSAPFAFRLSAGDLRHTPYHSLLGWSVHLDRYKSGIITLESYNPDEYSEKDLDTFNLISLNFASAYHRLTTLDALKRFATVDGLTGVLNHRAFKEKLFEEVYRARRYDHSLTLMMLDLDDFKKVNDTHGHLYGDYMLRIVADIIKNNIRMVDIVARYGGEEFTVILANAEKEAVMGTAQRIRQKIAEYPFEQGGIRASVTASIGMASFPEDSHDGISLIQAADDAMYKAKRTGKNRVEIYKKPNGGS; encoded by the coding sequence ATGAAAAAAGCCGGATTTGGCGTTTCAACGGCTATATGGGTCTTTGGACTCTTTGTATGGGTTTTACCATTACCCGGCACCTCCCGGTGGATGGATTTTGTCCGGGTGTTTCTCTGGATATTATTAGGACTCAGTTTATATTTATTATACTCTATAACGGAAAAGCAGCCCGAATCGGGAGAAGAATCCGATACCATTACCCGTTATCTCACCCGCTTGAACACTGTTACGACGGAAGAAGAGCTTTTTCAAGCCCTCCGGGATGTTTTATTTTCAGAATTTCAGTATGACAAGCTGACGGTTTGCCGAAGAATTCCTCATGAACCCAATGTTTTAACGGTCATTTATACAGACGGTCCGGGGGATACGCCCGGAAGCGGGGACGCCCTGTCTGTTAAAGAAGGGCTATGGGCGTATGTGTTAAAACGTAAAAACCCCGTTGTGTTGAATCAATATCGGGATAGTGCTCCTTTTGCCTTCAGGCTTTCAGCCGGTGATTTGCGCCATACACCCTATCACAGCCTTTTGGGATGGTCGGTTCACCTGGATCGTTATAAATCAGGCATTATTACCCTGGAAAGTTATAATCCGGATGAATATTCTGAAAAAGACCTTGATACATTTAACCTGATCAGTTTAAATTTTGCGTCTGCGTATCACAGGTTGACAACCCTGGATGCGCTGAAACGGTTTGCCACGGTGGACGGCCTGACCGGGGTCCTGAACCACCGGGCATTTAAAGAAAAGCTCTTTGAAGAAGTATACCGGGCCCGGCGTTATGATCATTCCCTCACGCTGATGATGTTGGATCTGGATGATTTTAAAAAAGTCAACGATACCCACGGGCATTTGTACGGGGATTACATGCTGAGAATTGTGGCCGATATTATTAAGAACAATATCCGTATGGTGGATATTGTTGCCCGGTACGGAGGTGAAGAATTTACGGTTATCCTGGCCAACGCTGAAAAAGAGGCTGTCATGGGGACAGCTCAACGGATTCGGCAGAAAATTGCCGAATATCCTTTTGAGCAGGGTGGCATCCGGGCATCTGTCACTGCGAGTATCGGTATGGCGTCCTTTCCCGAGGACAGCCATGACGGAATTTCACTGATTCAGGCGGCAGATGATGCCATGTATAAAGCAAAACGGACCGGGAAAAACCGTGTGGAAATCTATAAAAAACCAAATGGAGGCTCTTAA